In Vibrio japonicus, the following are encoded in one genomic region:
- a CDS encoding aspartoacylase, whose amino-acid sequence MNNITRVALVGGTHGNELSGIYLLKKWEKNNQLEHWPQLELSQTIANPRACEHSVRYMESDLNREFAVEDLQDSQLVGYEQLLAKKLNHEFGPKGNSPIELMIDLHNTTSNMGACLMLLRKDAFNIGMAAYVKDRMPEAVIFFQDNIPEDRRRFLISVAQQGVTVEVGPQPNSVLQQETLELMENMTRHILDYVVLYNEDKLASLPTEFEAFQYIEDLVLPTDEQGQRLGMVSKRLEQRDFHPVQPGEVIMETFEGEKICWEGDYTAYPLFINEAAYHKSHSAMSLSQRIIVRCADYF is encoded by the coding sequence ATGAACAACATCACTCGCGTTGCCCTCGTAGGCGGCACCCACGGCAATGAGCTGTCTGGCATCTATCTCCTGAAAAAATGGGAAAAAAACAACCAACTTGAGCACTGGCCTCAACTCGAACTCTCGCAAACCATCGCTAACCCAAGAGCCTGTGAGCACTCTGTCCGTTACATGGAAAGCGATCTGAACCGTGAGTTCGCCGTTGAAGATTTACAGGATAGCCAACTAGTAGGCTACGAGCAGTTATTGGCGAAAAAACTCAACCACGAGTTTGGCCCTAAAGGGAATTCTCCGATTGAGTTGATGATTGATTTGCACAACACCACTTCCAATATGGGCGCGTGCCTGATGTTGCTACGCAAGGATGCGTTCAATATCGGCATGGCAGCCTATGTTAAGGACCGCATGCCCGAAGCAGTTATCTTCTTCCAGGACAATATTCCAGAAGATCGTAGACGATTCCTGATCTCCGTGGCTCAGCAAGGCGTTACCGTCGAAGTCGGCCCTCAGCCAAACTCCGTGTTGCAGCAAGAAACCCTAGAGTTGATGGAGAACATGACGCGACACATTCTCGACTACGTGGTGCTGTACAACGAAGATAAGCTCGCCTCACTGCCAACTGAATTTGAGGCTTTCCAGTACATTGAAGATCTGGTTTTGCCAACGGATGAGCAGGGGCAGCGACTCGGCATGGTATCAAAAAGGCTTGAACAGCGTGATTTTCATCCAGTTCAACCAGGCGAGGTCATCATGGAGACTTTTGAAGGCGAGAAGATTTGTTGGGAAGGCGACTATACCGCTTATCCGCTGTTTATCAATGAGGCTGCTTATCATAAGAGTCACAGTGCTATGTCACTGTCACAACGCATCATTGTGCGCTGTGCGGACTACTTCTGA
- a CDS encoding YfcC family protein, with translation MQGKLEKKHGTGNAPTEKGKRWHQKFPDPMVLIFYILIIAGFLTWIVPKGAYDTELVDGRQRVVADSFHYLEDSDTAFSIGSAINHVFDLFVAIPQGLIQSGQYLFIVFIAGGLFNILYRTHALENLVGTAVKRIGLERGNLLIWLATYLYGLFGISVGYENNIALVPVALLVSSALGLTNLVGACIAIGGIGIGFSLSPINPYTVGVAQSIAGLPIFSGGLLRFIMAFISLSCLAWYITTFVAPKQQAKKQDESTGSLSKKIEDYHLSSRDLSIILVFFFGILVIAACSYLAGTGALGRSWYIKEITAVFIVMSIVIAAICRIKPDNYVAHMVEGASKVTGGALVIGLAASIKVVLENGEIIYTIVDTLNQALDFMPESLIAVGISVIQGIINLFIPSGSGQALVTMPVLIPLADLVGITYQVMILAFQVGDGLTNMIIPTSGGTLAMLALARVSYSDWLKVIFPLVALIYVLSWGFIVLAQWMQWS, from the coding sequence ATGCAAGGAAAACTTGAAAAAAAACATGGTACGGGTAATGCGCCTACCGAAAAGGGAAAGCGCTGGCACCAGAAATTCCCCGATCCCATGGTTCTTATTTTTTACATCCTGATCATAGCTGGCTTCCTAACTTGGATCGTCCCTAAGGGTGCCTACGATACCGAATTAGTCGATGGCCGCCAGCGAGTAGTCGCGGATTCATTCCATTACCTTGAAGATAGTGATACGGCATTTTCTATCGGCAGTGCTATTAACCACGTGTTCGATCTCTTTGTGGCAATTCCACAGGGCTTAATTCAGTCCGGCCAATACCTTTTTATCGTCTTTATCGCCGGTGGCCTGTTCAATATCCTCTATCGCACTCATGCATTGGAAAACCTAGTTGGCACTGCGGTAAAACGTATAGGCCTGGAGCGAGGCAACTTACTGATCTGGCTGGCCACCTACCTTTATGGTTTGTTCGGTATCTCAGTAGGCTATGAAAACAACATCGCTTTAGTACCCGTAGCCTTACTGGTATCTAGCGCGCTTGGCTTAACCAATCTGGTTGGTGCCTGTATTGCCATTGGCGGCATAGGTATCGGTTTTAGCCTATCACCGATAAACCCTTATACTGTGGGCGTTGCGCAAAGCATTGCAGGCTTGCCTATTTTCTCAGGTGGACTACTACGTTTTATCATGGCTTTTATCTCCCTGAGTTGCCTAGCTTGGTATATCACCACCTTTGTGGCACCTAAACAGCAAGCGAAAAAGCAGGATGAGAGTACCGGATCACTTTCGAAAAAGATCGAGGACTATCATCTTAGCTCTCGTGATCTGAGTATTATCCTTGTCTTCTTTTTCGGCATTTTGGTAATTGCAGCTTGCTCTTACCTAGCAGGTACAGGTGCACTGGGAAGAAGCTGGTATATCAAAGAAATCACCGCCGTCTTTATCGTCATGTCGATTGTGATCGCTGCTATCTGCCGTATCAAGCCTGATAACTATGTAGCCCATATGGTTGAAGGTGCATCAAAAGTCACTGGCGGTGCTTTGGTCATCGGTCTGGCTGCATCAATCAAAGTCGTGCTGGAAAATGGCGAAATCATCTATACCATCGTCGACACCCTGAACCAAGCACTCGACTTTATGCCTGAGTCGTTGATAGCAGTAGGTATCAGTGTGATTCAAGGGATTATTAATCTCTTCATCCCTAGTGGTTCTGGTCAAGCTTTGGTCACTATGCCAGTGCTGATCCCACTGGCCGATCTAGTGGGCATTACTTATCAGGTCATGATCCTAGCGTTTCAGGTGGGCGATGGTCTTACCAACATGATCATACCTACATCAGGAGGCACGCTGGCGATGCTGGCTCTGGCTCGAGTCAGCTATTCAGACTGGCTGAAGGTGATCTTTCCACTGGTTGCACTTATCTACGTGCTTAGCTGGGGCTTTATCGTTCTGGCGCAATGGATGCAGTGGTCCTAA
- a CDS encoding LysR family transcriptional regulator, whose product MKYRQLQAFLATVQQGSFSRAALVLSLSQPSISRLINDLQDDVGFELFKKQKGRMVPTPESLAFYEEVSNIFNGIHHLENFADKLKKSTHGSLTIGATPALATILTPMLIKSFIDDHPQVHVSLLVDSVEQLVRGLEMQKYDLIMTNQTESHSGFIEEPLAEVSWVCAIPASHPLAEKDVIVPADLQGECLLKLVDENGMEWSSHKKLLKEHQIKVNEQFSTQRSLSGYGMVAAGLCIALLEPFNAPLWEGRNLVVRPFSPELKYQYSMYYSTGQVRSELSRSFTLSARESINRLPDYC is encoded by the coding sequence ATGAAATACCGACAGTTACAGGCATTTTTGGCTACAGTCCAGCAAGGCAGCTTTTCTCGTGCTGCTCTTGTACTTTCCTTATCACAGCCATCTATCAGCAGGCTAATCAATGACTTGCAAGACGACGTTGGATTTGAGCTATTCAAAAAACAAAAAGGCAGGATGGTACCCACACCGGAAAGTTTAGCGTTTTATGAGGAGGTCAGTAACATTTTTAATGGTATTCACCACCTAGAAAATTTTGCCGATAAGCTAAAAAAATCAACGCACGGTAGCCTGACCATTGGTGCGACTCCGGCTTTGGCGACGATTTTGACCCCCATGCTGATCAAATCATTTATTGATGATCATCCACAGGTGCATGTTAGTTTATTGGTCGACAGCGTCGAGCAGTTGGTGCGAGGTCTCGAAATGCAAAAATACGATCTGATCATGACCAACCAGACAGAATCTCACTCCGGTTTTATTGAGGAGCCATTGGCTGAGGTTTCCTGGGTCTGTGCCATTCCTGCCTCACATCCTTTGGCTGAAAAGGATGTGATTGTACCTGCCGATTTGCAGGGGGAATGCTTACTCAAGCTGGTGGATGAGAATGGAATGGAGTGGAGCAGCCACAAGAAACTATTGAAGGAGCATCAAATTAAGGTCAACGAGCAGTTTTCCACCCAGCGATCCTTATCGGGTTACGGCATGGTGGCTGCTGGTTTGTGCATTGCTCTGCTCGAACCTTTCAATGCTCCCCTGTGGGAAGGCCGCAACCTAGTGGTTCGCCCTTTTTCCCCTGAGCTCAAATATCAATATTCCATGTACTATTCTACTGGCCAGGTCCGTAGTGAACTGTCCAGATCCTTTACCCTGAGCGCCAGAGAATCGATAAACAGGCTACCAGACTATTGCTGA
- a CDS encoding YhcH/YjgK/YiaL family protein — translation MYKGNLSNLDGDQVLSPALRNIIKQVKHQLEQSIETGRYLINGDDVFFFVVDDNTEALEARKAEMHKKYIDVQILLEGEERFGFSVHPFLSINENYLEERDIAFSEDIINEQYIDLTKNDYVIFNTEQPHRPLISVNQPMSVRKAVIKISKAWLEAQ, via the coding sequence ATGTACAAGGGCAACTTATCAAACCTAGACGGGGATCAGGTACTCTCCCCTGCTCTACGCAACATCATAAAACAGGTAAAACACCAACTAGAGCAATCGATTGAAACCGGACGATATTTAATAAATGGCGATGATGTATTTTTCTTTGTTGTTGATGACAACACTGAAGCTCTGGAAGCGCGAAAAGCAGAAATGCACAAAAAATACATTGATGTACAGATTTTGTTAGAAGGTGAAGAACGCTTTGGTTTCAGCGTACACCCATTTCTAAGTATTAATGAAAACTATCTGGAAGAGCGCGACATTGCATTCAGTGAAGACATTATCAACGAGCAATATATAGATTTGACGAAAAACGATTATGTTATTTTCAACACAGAGCAACCTCATCGACCACTTATTTCAGTCAACCAACCTATGTCAGTGCGCAAAGCGGTAATCAAGATTTCTAAAGCATGGCTGGAAGCCCAATAA
- a CDS encoding glycoside hydrolase family 3 protein — protein MNKSYFCLTPLALGILLTGCNTIEQPVLGARSAEILVKDGYQFKDLNKNGEVDPYEDWRKSDSERVADLVSRMTLEEKVGMMLIDTMNAAAYGKTNEVHVDYVEQQKMNRFIFRNAILTQEELEGMDESARDPSGDTITGRKSAPISPQEAAQYMNAVQELSEKTRLGIPSLFKSNARNHLDPNAKPGINVSAGAFSEWPKEAGLASMALSDGNMQGIEEFAEIMRKEWHAIGLRGMYGYMADLSTEPRWYRVHETFSEDSDLTADIMTALVTKLQGKEVSNKSIVLTMKHFPGGGPQFLGLDPHYLAGQHQSYPTNNFDYHVKPFSAAIKAGVASIMPYYGIVGGGEWKLSDLADSQTVAADGTNLYVGTRTSDGKDLSLADVVSSDVQDTVRVPSNDYNTAETVGTPTGNVGVAFSAGILDGLLRQELGFKGVINSDTGIINEPNIGLPDDETVQNNRAWGLQDKSKNELFKIAIDAGTDVFSGFHINADLLSAVQEGSVPESRIDESVTRLLTVQFELGLFENPYVDDSLANGIVGSAEHQAKADIAQRKSIVLLENKNSLLPLPSGAAASGVNLYTLGINEGVAEDYGFTEVTDMNTADKAVIRVRVTNKDTGNLVFGGAKFDEVDVLDFTNMATANTWDISPSLAEIKEVMNKVGAENTVLSVYFRQPFVMDDTSGLKDAGAILATFGSNDEALFDVLTGQFSPKGKLPFALANSAQAIVDQASDAPGYAEADTLYEFGYGKDGY, from the coding sequence ATGAACAAATCTTACTTCTGCCTTACCCCTCTGGCATTAGGCATTTTATTGACTGGATGCAACACTATAGAACAACCAGTCTTAGGAGCACGAAGCGCTGAGATTCTTGTAAAAGATGGTTATCAGTTCAAAGACCTAAACAAAAATGGTGAAGTTGATCCTTATGAGGATTGGCGTAAATCAGACTCAGAGCGAGTTGCAGACCTTGTAAGTCGTATGACTCTCGAAGAGAAAGTCGGCATGATGTTGATTGATACCATGAACGCAGCGGCTTATGGTAAAACCAACGAAGTGCATGTCGATTACGTCGAACAACAAAAGATGAATCGTTTTATTTTCCGTAATGCCATTTTGACTCAGGAAGAGCTAGAAGGCATGGACGAATCTGCACGAGATCCAAGTGGAGATACGATTACTGGCCGTAAAAGCGCGCCGATTTCACCACAAGAAGCCGCTCAGTATATGAATGCTGTACAAGAGCTTAGTGAAAAAACGCGTTTGGGTATCCCTTCTCTATTCAAGTCTAACGCGCGTAATCACTTAGACCCAAATGCTAAACCAGGCATTAACGTATCTGCGGGCGCATTTTCAGAATGGCCTAAAGAAGCGGGTTTGGCTTCCATGGCTCTGAGTGATGGCAACATGCAAGGTATCGAAGAGTTTGCGGAAATCATGAGAAAAGAATGGCATGCCATTGGTCTACGCGGTATGTACGGCTACATGGCCGATCTATCGACAGAGCCTCGCTGGTATCGTGTACATGAAACTTTTTCAGAGGATTCAGACCTAACCGCAGACATCATGACAGCGCTAGTCACCAAGCTACAAGGAAAAGAAGTCAGTAATAAAAGTATCGTTTTGACGATGAAGCACTTCCCTGGTGGCGGCCCGCAGTTTCTGGGTTTAGACCCGCATTATTTAGCCGGTCAACATCAAAGCTACCCAACCAATAATTTCGACTACCACGTAAAACCATTTAGCGCAGCTATTAAAGCAGGCGTAGCCTCAATCATGCCTTACTACGGTATCGTTGGAGGTGGTGAATGGAAACTAAGTGATCTAGCTGACAGTCAAACAGTTGCTGCTGATGGTACCAATCTGTATGTGGGCACTCGCACTTCAGATGGGAAAGACCTCTCATTAGCTGACGTGGTTTCGAGCGACGTGCAAGATACCGTTAGGGTTCCTAGTAACGATTACAACACAGCAGAGACTGTCGGTACACCGACTGGTAACGTTGGTGTCGCGTTCTCAGCGGGTATTCTCGATGGTCTATTACGTCAAGAATTGGGCTTTAAAGGGGTAATAAACTCCGATACCGGTATCATCAATGAACCGAACATTGGTCTACCAGACGACGAAACTGTGCAAAATAACCGTGCTTGGGGACTTCAAGATAAGTCCAAGAACGAACTGTTTAAAATCGCAATTGATGCGGGAACCGATGTATTCTCAGGTTTCCACATCAATGCTGACCTCCTGAGCGCAGTGCAAGAAGGCTCAGTTCCTGAATCCCGTATAGATGAATCTGTAACGCGTCTGTTGACCGTACAATTCGAACTTGGGTTATTTGAAAACCCATACGTCGACGACAGTCTGGCAAACGGCATTGTCGGCAGTGCAGAACATCAAGCGAAAGCAGACATTGCGCAGCGTAAGTCAATCGTATTGTTAGAAAACAAAAACTCACTTCTTCCACTTCCATCTGGTGCAGCGGCATCTGGCGTGAACCTGTACACCTTGGGTATCAACGAAGGCGTTGCGGAAGATTATGGATTTACGGAAGTAACAGACATGAATACCGCTGATAAAGCCGTAATACGTGTTCGTGTTACAAACAAAGACACTGGCAACCTAGTATTTGGTGGTGCCAAGTTTGATGAAGTTGACGTACTTGACTTCACCAATATGGCAACAGCCAACACATGGGATATCAGTCCTTCACTGGCGGAAATTAAGGAAGTTATGAACAAGGTTGGAGCCGAAAATACCGTACTTTCCGTTTACTTCCGTCAGCCGTTCGTCATGGATGATACGAGTGGTCTTAAGGATGCGGGCGCAATTCTCGCGACCTTTGGATCTAACGATGAGGCTCTATTCGACGTTCTTACTGGTCAATTCTCACCGAAAGGTAAGCTGCCATTTGCTCTAGCAAACTCTGCTCAAGCAATCGTTGATCAGGCATCCGATGCACCAGGTTATGCGGAAGCAGATACACTATACGAGTTCGGATACGGAAAAGACGGATACTGA